In one window of Vibrio sp. DW001 DNA:
- a CDS encoding FAD-dependent oxidoreductase: MSLLVDKKDYFEVTFATLRNVAEPDMMKNDARKKYKDFLSGSFIQSGVTELQNGVATLEDGSSIEFKNAIIASGTRYPTMPLAKSNTALDLEARNGEMRRYHGELKSADKVLIVGGGVVGVELAGEIAYTFPEKKTVLAHNTDALLDGFKEKTRRITLEQLKNLGVEVEFNTNYRNVDGEYVDKNTGKISNADFVFLAVGTLPNSDFLQSHLPHILDSKGFIKVNAQLEVVGQNNLYALGDVADVGEPKLSYLAQQQGEYVAKSIVRKLKNKKVKGYKRNPLTALIPTRQKSGVAELPFAVTTFKPLINMKQKDLFIKKIFTAFGA, from the coding sequence TTGTCATTGTTGGTTGATAAAAAAGATTACTTTGAGGTGACCTTTGCTACCTTACGCAACGTGGCAGAACCTGACATGATGAAAAATGATGCCAGAAAAAAATACAAAGACTTTTTGTCGGGATCATTCATTCAAAGCGGTGTTACTGAACTTCAAAATGGAGTCGCGACATTGGAAGATGGCTCATCAATTGAGTTTAAAAACGCCATTATTGCTTCAGGAACTCGCTATCCAACCATGCCTCTGGCCAAGTCAAACACGGCATTGGATTTAGAAGCGCGAAATGGTGAAATGCGTAGATACCATGGCGAGCTAAAATCTGCTGATAAAGTACTTATTGTCGGAGGTGGTGTGGTTGGTGTTGAATTAGCTGGCGAAATTGCTTACACGTTTCCTGAAAAGAAAACAGTGTTGGCCCATAACACAGATGCGTTATTAGACGGCTTTAAAGAGAAAACACGCAGAATTACATTAGAGCAGTTGAAAAACCTTGGTGTTGAGGTTGAATTCAATACCAACTACCGAAATGTCGATGGAGAATATGTAGATAAAAACACTGGAAAAATCAGCAATGCAGATTTTGTTTTTTTGGCTGTAGGTACATTGCCGAACAGTGATTTCTTACAATCCCATTTGCCTCATATCTTAGACAGTAAAGGGTTCATTAAAGTGAATGCTCAATTGGAAGTTGTGGGACAAAATAATTTATATGCATTAGGTGATGTTGCTGACGTAGGTGAACCCAAGTTGAGTTATCTCGCTCAACAGCAGGGCGAATATGTTGCCAAGTCGATAGTCAGGAAGTTGAAGAATAAGAAGGTAAAAGGATATAAACGCAACCCCTTAACAGCGCTTATTCCTACAAGACAAAAAAGTGGTGTTGCCGAGCTCCCATTCGCTGTGACGACGTTTAAACCGCTCATCAACATGAAGCAAAAAGACCTATTTATTAAGAAAATATTCACTGCTTTTGGCGCGTAA
- a CDS encoding methyl-accepting chemotaxis protein: MLNLKQLGLKKLLLVSVMLLVGLSVSGVSFVLYLQEKEALTESVINESKNYVEAKSGVIETLINEKVGGINKLAKLYKNKKFEGSEQEVIDQTFFLANAMNLNSAVLAFESGDAYWNQITDSWPNHKFDGDVTQSSWYQDGRNSSGTTVTEPYRDGDVYWLTIIEKIKGGTISVDMKLDFLNALVKQSNDISGATAVILNHDTMFLASSSSAIKAGQKGTEFAWFKDAALDAVTKESSVIEYELNGQKKVLFTHRINAGDKDWYFAVGLDKSVAFAKLEESRNKAIYVSVIAVILSLILSYLLIQMLYKPILVLRETITNLASGDADLTQRLNVETNDELGDISQGINKFIGNLQDMMLEIREVTTTLQSNVGRMREQSETNSNILQNHVSETEQVVTAIEEMNATADSMASDAANTASLTEKANATSVESKRIATLSQDTVSGLIADVDVSADNVQNMNKETHSINGILSVISEIAEQTNLLALNAAIEAARAGEQGRGFAVVADEVRNLASRTKDSTQEVESALDSLMKGTDAVVSSMANTKSRCQDTADGAGEVAVSLETMSNYVDDIHDLSTQIATAAEEQSCVTQELSKNMTSISEIVNELDNNGQRSLKDAEDVAEVNSQLVAIVNRFKI, encoded by the coding sequence ATGTTGAATCTCAAACAGCTGGGTCTTAAAAAACTGTTGCTTGTATCCGTAATGCTCCTGGTTGGGCTCTCCGTATCAGGGGTAAGTTTTGTTCTTTATCTCCAAGAAAAAGAGGCGCTAACGGAAAGCGTTATCAACGAAAGTAAAAACTATGTTGAAGCAAAATCTGGAGTTATTGAGACTCTAATTAATGAAAAAGTGGGCGGCATTAATAAGCTAGCGAAACTCTACAAAAACAAAAAGTTTGAGGGCAGCGAGCAAGAGGTAATTGACCAAACATTTTTCTTAGCAAACGCGATGAATTTAAATAGTGCAGTATTGGCTTTTGAATCTGGCGATGCTTATTGGAATCAGATTACGGACAGTTGGCCAAATCACAAATTTGATGGTGATGTGACACAAAGTTCTTGGTATCAAGACGGCAGAAACTCTTCAGGGACAACCGTAACAGAACCATATAGAGATGGTGATGTGTATTGGTTAACGATTATAGAGAAAATCAAAGGTGGAACTATTTCGGTAGATATGAAACTTGATTTTTTGAATGCCTTGGTTAAACAGTCTAATGATATTTCTGGCGCAACTGCGGTTATCCTAAATCACGATACCATGTTTTTGGCTTCGTCATCTTCCGCAATTAAGGCTGGTCAAAAAGGGACTGAATTCGCCTGGTTTAAGGATGCAGCGCTTGACGCAGTAACGAAAGAGAGCTCTGTGATTGAATATGAATTGAATGGGCAAAAGAAAGTGCTGTTTACTCATCGAATTAATGCAGGCGACAAAGATTGGTACTTTGCTGTTGGCCTAGATAAGTCGGTTGCGTTTGCTAAACTTGAAGAATCGAGAAATAAGGCTATCTATGTATCGGTGATTGCAGTCATTCTGAGTTTGATATTAAGTTATCTGCTGATTCAAATGTTGTATAAGCCTATTTTGGTATTAAGAGAAACTATTACGAATCTTGCTAGTGGTGATGCAGACCTAACACAGCGACTAAACGTTGAAACGAACGACGAGCTTGGAGATATTTCTCAGGGTATTAATAAGTTCATCGGAAATTTACAAGATATGATGCTTGAAATTCGGGAAGTAACCACTACGTTGCAATCTAATGTAGGGAGAATGAGGGAGCAATCTGAAACCAATAGTAATATCTTACAGAATCATGTTTCTGAGACTGAGCAGGTCGTTACCGCAATTGAAGAAATGAATGCGACAGCGGATTCAATGGCAAGTGATGCGGCAAATACGGCCAGTCTAACCGAAAAAGCGAATGCGACGAGTGTTGAATCTAAACGAATTGCGACGCTATCTCAGGACACCGTTTCGGGTTTAATCGCGGATGTTGATGTCTCTGCTGATAATGTGCAGAACATGAACAAAGAGACACACAGCATTAATGGTATTTTGAGTGTCATTAGTGAAATTGCAGAGCAAACAAACTTACTGGCTCTGAATGCAGCCATTGAAGCTGCACGAGCGGGTGAACAAGGCCGTGGATTCGCTGTCGTAGCTGATGAAGTCCGAAATTTAGCAAGTAGAACGAAAGACAGCACGCAGGAAGTTGAATCGGCTTTAGACAGCTTGATGAAAGGAACCGATGCAGTTGTGAGTTCAATGGCCAATACCAAATCTCGTTGTCAAGATACTGCTGATGGTGCAGGAGAGGTTGCGGTCAGCCTAGAAACGATGAGCAATTATGTGGATGATATCCATGATCTTAGTACACAAATTGCAACGGCTGCAGAGGAACAAAGCTGTGTCACGCAAGAACTAAGTAAAAACATGACGTCGATTAGCGAGATTGTTAATGAACTAGATAATAACGGTCAACGGTCTTTGAAGGATGCTGAAGATGTCGCTGAAGTGAACAGTCAACTTGTCGCAATAGTTAATCGCTTCAAAATTTAG
- a CDS encoding DMT family transporter: MTSSINHAMNSKVWFMLLLLSILWGGSFFFVGIAMNERPPITIVTLRMGIAAATLWAIALMIGLRPPKSLKVWGAFLTMGLLNNVVPFVLIVWGQTQIASGLASGLNPVVTAAGQVTASTLILLPIALTVDGPIELLSTNTKTWAAITRLAVFSTAIAYVLYFKILELAGATNVLLVTLLVPVSAVLLDLLFLNESLALINFLGMLLIAFGLSFIDGRLWLCIRSAFA, from the coding sequence ATGACATCTTCTATCAATCATGCTATGAATTCGAAAGTATGGTTCATGCTCCTTTTACTGTCGATCTTATGGGGCGGGTCATTTTTCTTCGTGGGCATAGCGATGAATGAACGGCCTCCAATAACCATCGTCACTCTTAGAATGGGTATTGCTGCGGCAACACTATGGGCTATCGCACTGATGATTGGGCTTCGTCCACCAAAAAGCCTAAAAGTATGGGGTGCTTTTTTGACGATGGGGTTATTAAACAATGTCGTCCCATTTGTTCTTATTGTATGGGGGCAAACTCAGATTGCGTCTGGATTGGCTTCGGGTTTAAATCCAGTGGTAACGGCAGCAGGACAAGTCACCGCCTCAACACTCATATTGCTACCTATCGCTTTAACCGTTGACGGTCCAATTGAGCTATTGAGTACCAATACTAAAACATGGGCCGCCATTACAAGGCTAGCCGTTTTTTCAACGGCTATTGCTTATGTTCTTTATTTCAAGATACTTGAACTGGCGGGAGCAACAAACGTATTACTGGTAACACTGCTCGTTCCTGTCTCCGCCGTTCTACTTGACTTATTGTTTCTCAACGAATCATTGGCGTTGATTAATTTTCTAGGCATGTTGCTGATTGCATTCGGATTGTCATTTATTGATGGCCGCCTATGGCTCTGCATCAGATCTGCTTTTGCTTAG
- a CDS encoding methylated-DNA--[protein]-cysteine S-methyltransferase codes for MAMPSENLMKKAIESRDKSYDGQFYYGVITTGVFCMPSCPTKSAHPENIRFLPDIESAIQAGYRPCKRCYPAGKNAKTEKLIEVVRYIEEHIEDKITLLQLGDIAGLSPSRLQRVFKNVFGVSPKQYQDAIRMRIFKRSLKEGDNVTDAIYSSGFGSISRIYGEATRNIGMTPKAYRAGGDGEVIHYACRKTAFGHMMMAATGKGVCSVQFGDDRSILLSLLSKEFPNAELALSAAQNALDLDNWMDALDKHVNLGAPRPDVPLDIRGTAFQIKVWQFLLSIKEGDVVSYGEVAEQIDNPKAVRAVGTACGKNPVGVLIPCHRVLRSDGSLGGYRWGLERKRALLDKERAEL; via the coding sequence ATGGCAATGCCGTCTGAAAACCTGATGAAAAAGGCAATAGAAAGCCGAGATAAGTCCTATGACGGACAGTTTTACTACGGTGTTATTACGACCGGTGTGTTTTGCATGCCCTCATGTCCTACTAAATCTGCTCATCCAGAAAATATAAGGTTCTTACCTGACATCGAATCTGCGATTCAAGCGGGATATCGACCTTGTAAACGTTGCTATCCCGCAGGAAAAAATGCAAAAACAGAAAAGCTTATCGAAGTGGTTCGTTATATTGAAGAGCACATAGAAGATAAAATAACACTGTTGCAATTAGGCGACATAGCGGGCCTTTCTCCGTCTCGATTACAGAGGGTATTTAAGAATGTATTTGGTGTCTCCCCAAAACAGTATCAGGACGCAATTCGAATGCGCATATTCAAGCGCTCGCTAAAAGAGGGAGATAATGTAACCGATGCAATATATTCCTCAGGGTTCGGCTCTATAAGTCGAATATACGGTGAGGCTACTCGCAATATTGGTATGACACCGAAAGCCTATCGCGCGGGTGGTGACGGTGAGGTTATTCACTATGCTTGCCGAAAAACAGCATTCGGACACATGATGATGGCTGCCACAGGTAAGGGAGTCTGCTCTGTGCAGTTTGGTGACGATAGAAGTATTCTGCTTTCCTTGTTGTCCAAAGAGTTCCCCAACGCGGAGCTGGCTCTTTCTGCAGCGCAAAATGCCCTCGATTTAGATAATTGGATGGATGCCTTGGACAAACATGTCAATCTGGGCGCTCCCAGACCAGATGTACCTCTCGATATTAGAGGGACGGCATTTCAGATAAAAGTGTGGCAGTTTTTACTCAGTATCAAAGAAGGGGACGTAGTAAGTTACGGTGAAGTCGCAGAACAAATCGATAATCCTAAAGCAGTTCGAGCGGTAGGAACGGCGTGCGGGAAAAACCCTGTCGGCGTATTAATCCCTTGTCACCGTGTTTTAAGGAGTGACGGTTCTTTGGGAGGATATCGATGGGGGTTGGAACGCAAACGAGCACTGTTAGATAAAGAAAGAGCAGAGTTGTGA
- a CDS encoding methyl-accepting chemotaxis protein: protein MGFTEEEKNLLNKSNDLSVNGPIAAIETSAFEVTDKMTNKAIQELTPEEISRWLVAVESLFTNTYGNHLTEINEPADLFIEKLDVRTSQALSGIEKTSSTLGYTTLDFTLFIFIILVSAYVIIHQKILKPILNLIDETTLVAEGDLTRNISVAGNDEIASLVKTFNTMISTLSGLLRDIRSDSTSTRANSEQLKRVAQSSLVISEEQRLSVESIATSVYENSVASQKVAKNCVDAASHAESINNQTECGQKAMQLSLDSVNQLSHQLSVSVERMEQLTHSVSSMVDVISGYR, encoded by the coding sequence ATGGGTTTTACCGAAGAAGAAAAGAACTTACTGAATAAATCCAATGATCTTTCGGTAAACGGACCGATTGCGGCTATTGAAACTAGTGCTTTTGAAGTAACGGATAAGATGACGAATAAAGCGATCCAAGAACTGACACCAGAGGAAATCAGTAGATGGTTGGTAGCGGTCGAATCTTTATTTACCAACACCTATGGAAATCATCTAACGGAGATTAACGAGCCCGCTGATCTGTTTATTGAAAAACTCGATGTTCGCACCAGTCAAGCATTAAGTGGTATAGAAAAAACCAGTTCTACACTCGGTTATACAACGCTAGATTTTACACTCTTTATATTTATTATATTAGTTTCTGCATATGTAATTATTCACCAAAAAATACTTAAGCCAATACTGAATCTTATTGATGAAACCACCTTGGTTGCAGAAGGGGATCTTACCCGTAATATTTCTGTGGCAGGAAATGATGAAATCGCGAGCTTAGTGAAAACGTTCAACACAATGATCTCGACATTGTCTGGATTGCTCCGAGATATCCGAAGTGATTCGACAAGCACTCGGGCTAATTCTGAACAATTAAAGAGGGTGGCTCAATCGAGTTTAGTCATTTCAGAAGAGCAGCGTCTATCGGTCGAAAGTATTGCCACGTCTGTCTATGAGAATTCAGTCGCTAGTCAAAAAGTCGCCAAGAACTGTGTAGATGCAGCTAGCCATGCTGAATCAATAAATAATCAGACAGAGTGTGGCCAAAAAGCAATGCAACTAAGTTTAGATTCTGTAAATCAGTTGTCTCATCAGCTTTCCGTCTCTGTCGAAAGGATGGAACAACTTACTCATTCAGTATCAAGTATGGTAGATGTCATTAGCGGATATCGGTGA
- the glpQ gene encoding glycerophosphodiester phosphodiesterase has translation MKKQLITAAILASIAGSVFASSDKLVIAHRGASGYLPEHTLEAYSAAYFMGADYIEQDVVMTKDNKLVVLHDHTLDRTTDVMSKYPERFRTIDGVKRWFAIDFTLAEIKTLRVTEGFKIPDNSDPDQVQDLSKAGFPDRFPLWQSNFQVATFEEAIELIQGLNKSTKRSVGIYPEIKAPWLHKKEGKDISLAVLETLKAYGYDSKDDMVYVQCFDPIETKRIAEVLMPKMNIDLKVVQLLAETSWNETMVVDKEGKVTPYDYDWMFMPGAMAKVAKYADGIGPWKPMLVDDKSTNDNIIVKPLMTEAKAAGLEVHPYTFRADQGRIPSYAKNFDDMLDVFYFKVGVDGVFTDFTDKAVKFLDTK, from the coding sequence ATGAAGAAACAACTTATTACTGCTGCGATACTGGCTTCCATTGCGGGGTCGGTGTTTGCCAGTTCAGATAAACTTGTTATAGCGCACCGAGGTGCAAGTGGCTACCTTCCTGAGCACACCCTTGAAGCGTATTCTGCTGCCTATTTTATGGGGGCCGATTATATAGAACAAGATGTAGTGATGACTAAAGACAATAAGCTGGTTGTTCTACATGATCATACCCTGGACCGCACGACCGATGTAATGAGTAAATACCCAGAACGATTTCGCACAATTGATGGAGTAAAGCGTTGGTTCGCTATTGATTTTACGTTAGCTGAAATTAAAACTTTGCGAGTCACAGAAGGATTCAAAATACCGGACAATTCAGATCCTGATCAGGTGCAGGATCTTTCAAAAGCAGGCTTTCCAGATCGCTTCCCACTGTGGCAGTCAAACTTCCAAGTAGCTACCTTTGAGGAAGCCATTGAACTCATTCAGGGGCTAAATAAATCCACTAAGCGTAGCGTCGGTATTTATCCGGAAATCAAAGCACCATGGCTTCATAAAAAGGAAGGAAAAGACATTTCTTTGGCCGTGCTAGAAACGCTTAAGGCGTATGGTTATGACAGCAAAGACGATATGGTTTATGTCCAGTGTTTTGACCCTATCGAAACCAAACGTATTGCTGAGGTGCTGATGCCGAAGATGAATATCGATCTGAAAGTTGTGCAGCTTTTAGCGGAAACAAGTTGGAATGAAACCATGGTTGTTGATAAGGAAGGAAAAGTCACGCCTTATGACTATGATTGGATGTTCATGCCAGGTGCGATGGCAAAAGTGGCCAAGTATGCGGATGGAATAGGGCCATGGAAACCGATGTTGGTTGACGACAAGTCAACCAATGACAATATCATTGTTAAACCATTAATGACCGAAGCTAAAGCGGCAGGGTTAGAAGTGCATCCTTATACGTTCAGAGCGGATCAAGGTCGTATTCCTTCTTACGCAAAAAACTTTGATGACATGTTAGATGTGTTTTACTTCAAAGTAGGCGTTGACGGCGTCTTTACGGATTTCACTGATAAAGCGGTTAAGTTCTTAGATACAAAGTAA
- a CDS encoding DNA alkylation repair protein: protein MSNLFKDIYSASFYNTFSETLALTIPLFDKDEFIQLIFSDEFAGYELKQRMTHTAKVLHHFLSDDFVESSSTLKQLIENLRAAGMKEESIEYMFLPEYISMYGLDNYEHAISAFEVVTQFTSCEFAVRPFIIKYEEQMLAQMLQWTVHENNMVRRLASEGSRPRLPWAMALPSFKIDPAPILSILRNLKNDPCDIVRRSVANNLNDISKDNATTVIQLAREWHGQNKPIDALIKHACRTMLKQGVPEVLELFGFDSRDIELSNFKILTPTVYIGDQLAFSFTIVNTGKKTQMLRLEYGLYYKKNNGELSKKVFKISEREVEPNRMYEIKRKQNFKIITTRKFYTGAHELSIIFNGQESNRLSFDLLMPNVET, encoded by the coding sequence ATGAGTAACCTATTTAAAGACATATATTCAGCATCATTTTATAACACGTTTTCTGAGACCTTAGCGCTTACCATTCCTCTTTTTGATAAAGATGAATTTATACAGTTGATATTCAGCGATGAATTCGCTGGTTATGAATTGAAGCAAAGGATGACTCACACGGCTAAGGTATTGCACCATTTTCTTTCTGATGATTTTGTTGAGTCTAGCTCGACGCTAAAACAATTGATCGAGAATTTACGTGCCGCGGGTATGAAGGAAGAAAGCATTGAATATATGTTTTTGCCTGAATACATTTCGATGTATGGACTCGATAATTATGAGCATGCTATTTCAGCGTTTGAAGTGGTCACTCAATTTACTAGTTGCGAATTCGCAGTACGACCTTTCATCATTAAATATGAAGAGCAGATGCTTGCGCAGATGTTGCAATGGACCGTACACGAAAATAATATGGTGAGAAGGTTAGCGAGTGAAGGCTCGAGGCCTAGGTTGCCTTGGGCGATGGCTCTGCCTAGCTTTAAAATCGATCCAGCGCCAATATTATCAATCCTAAGAAATCTAAAGAATGATCCATGTGACATCGTCAGGCGCAGTGTGGCGAATAATCTTAACGATATTTCTAAAGATAATGCGACGACAGTGATTCAGTTGGCTAGAGAATGGCATGGTCAAAACAAACCCATAGACGCCCTCATTAAGCATGCTTGCAGAACTATGTTGAAGCAAGGTGTGCCAGAGGTTCTTGAATTGTTTGGGTTTGATAGCCGGGATATCGAATTGTCTAATTTTAAGATATTGACACCCACCGTTTATATTGGTGACCAGTTGGCATTCTCTTTTACTATTGTGAATACGGGCAAAAAGACCCAAATGTTAAGGCTTGAGTATGGGCTCTATTATAAGAAGAATAATGGTGAGCTTTCTAAAAAAGTGTTCAAAATTAGTGAGCGAGAAGTCGAGCCTAACCGTATGTACGAGATAAAAAGAAAGCAAAACTTTAAAATCATAACGACGAGAAAGTTCTACACTGGTGCTCATGAACTATCGATTATTTTTAATGGTCAAGAAAGCAACAGGTTATCGTTTGATTTATTAATGCCAAATGTTGAGACCTGA
- a CDS encoding HutD family protein has protein sequence MPNFQVIMKSEYKCMPWKNGLGKTFEIQRSDDQNGLRFRISQARVIDNGLFSDFSGLHRTLVLLSGNGMTLEHKSQSHNHSYTLNNPLDIARFSGGDKTYATLKNEAIEDLNIMVREVDTQAKVSAVTSGQLLMLSDSDDHVFSAFYANNACTIYPNVNTVETQSIHLPAGSLLCLRDDEVLLERGFLVTDGNGVLIEISGK, from the coding sequence ATGCCTAATTTCCAAGTAATTATGAAGAGCGAATACAAATGTATGCCATGGAAAAATGGCCTTGGTAAAACATTTGAGATCCAACGTAGTGACGATCAAAACGGGTTACGCTTTCGAATTAGCCAAGCGCGTGTCATAGACAATGGGTTATTTTCGGATTTTAGCGGGTTACATCGCACTTTGGTTCTCTTGTCTGGTAATGGCATGACACTGGAGCATAAGAGTCAATCCCACAACCATTCTTATACATTGAATAACCCGTTAGATATCGCGCGTTTCTCTGGTGGTGACAAAACCTACGCCACATTAAAAAATGAGGCGATTGAAGACCTCAACATTATGGTTCGAGAGGTGGACACACAAGCTAAGGTTTCTGCCGTTACTTCTGGGCAACTGTTGATGCTATCCGACTCGGATGACCATGTATTTAGTGCGTTTTATGCTAATAACGCTTGTACGATCTATCCGAATGTCAACACGGTAGAAACACAATCTATTCATCTACCAGCAGGCAGCTTACTTTGTTTAAGAGATGATGAAGTCTTGTTGGAAAGAGGTTTTTTGGTCACAGATGGCAACGGCGTACTTATCGAAATATCAGGGAAATAA
- a CDS encoding TetR/AcrR family transcriptional regulator, protein MAWLVEHKHLTKQRILSSAAKLFALNGYAQVSINEVMADAQLTRGAFYNHFNSKSELYAQSIVNSAKGIANSFAASDPEKLILTYLSQDHNKGGEPRCPLAFLTTDITQRDEQVRDAYTQVFKGFVHRFTQHDGQQDMAQALQKAVLLIGGLAISRAINDEALSEQLLKSCQSALLQKE, encoded by the coding sequence ATGGCATGGCTGGTCGAACATAAACACCTAACAAAGCAGCGTATTTTATCGAGTGCGGCTAAATTATTTGCTTTAAATGGTTATGCTCAAGTGAGTATTAACGAAGTGATGGCTGACGCACAGTTAACGCGAGGTGCTTTTTATAACCACTTTAACTCTAAATCAGAGCTATACGCTCAATCTATTGTCAATTCAGCGAAAGGGATAGCCAACTCATTCGCGGCAAGTGATCCAGAGAAGTTGATTCTTACCTACTTGAGTCAAGATCATAACAAAGGGGGAGAACCACGCTGCCCCTTGGCGTTTCTAACAACTGATATTACTCAAAGAGATGAGCAAGTACGTGATGCTTATACTCAAGTTTTTAAAGGGTTTGTTCACCGTTTTACTCAACATGATGGACAACAAGATATGGCCCAAGCTTTACAAAAAGCGGTCTTGTTGATTGGAGGGTTGGCAATTTCTCGGGCGATAAATGATGAAGCCTTATCGGAACAGCTATTAAAGTCTTGTCAAAGCGCTTTATTGCAGAAAGAGTAA
- a CDS encoding glutathione S-transferase family protein — protein MENSLHIFGPQFSTFVRTVMLCCEEKGIEYSVGLSSAGISIELKSEAHFALHPFGKFPVLIHGKNRVFETPSICRYLDTEFEGTELQPKDTTKKILVDQWSTAIAIYVDKILIRDYLLEFAFPKGKDGTIRREVIAEVEPRVIQALKDLEPLLTECDFICGEHYSMADALLTPMLDYLYTMPIKDHLFQSVPKLKNYIIRMQQRPSGIKVLTH, from the coding sequence ATGGAAAACAGTCTTCATATCTTTGGTCCACAATTTAGCACTTTTGTTCGTACGGTAATGCTGTGTTGTGAAGAGAAAGGAATTGAGTATAGCGTTGGCTTGTCGTCAGCAGGTATAAGTATAGAACTCAAAAGTGAAGCACATTTTGCTTTACACCCATTTGGTAAGTTTCCGGTTCTAATTCATGGAAAAAATAGAGTATTTGAAACGCCTAGCATTTGCCGATACTTAGACACCGAATTTGAAGGAACAGAACTTCAGCCCAAAGATACGACGAAAAAAATATTGGTTGATCAATGGAGCACGGCTATTGCCATATATGTAGATAAAATCTTAATCAGAGATTACCTTTTGGAGTTTGCTTTCCCTAAAGGAAAAGACGGTACGATAAGAAGAGAAGTAATAGCCGAAGTCGAACCTAGAGTAATTCAGGCTTTAAAAGATCTAGAACCACTTCTGACAGAATGTGATTTTATTTGTGGGGAACACTATAGTATGGCTGACGCCTTACTAACGCCAATGCTAGATTATCTTTATACCATGCCGATTAAAGACCATTTATTTCAATCAGTGCCAAAGCTAAAAAACTATATTATACGAATGCAACAAAGACCCTCCGGGATAAAAGTGCTCACTCATTAG
- a CDS encoding DOPA 4,5-dioxygenase family protein, whose amino-acid sequence MDNLKRPINVHQQYHSHVYFDKDTLHFASELCATTGKRFGLHVGRVHQKPVGPHTKWSCQILFSNEDFDAVIPWLDNHRGNLSVLVHGSTGDALADHTINAYWLGDVVELDLRGF is encoded by the coding sequence ATGGATAACCTAAAAAGACCCATCAATGTTCATCAGCAATATCATTCACATGTATATTTTGACAAAGATACATTGCATTTTGCATCTGAGTTATGTGCTACAACAGGAAAAAGGTTTGGCTTACATGTTGGTCGAGTCCATCAAAAGCCTGTGGGTCCTCATACGAAATGGAGTTGCCAAATTCTATTTAGTAATGAAGATTTTGACGCCGTTATACCTTGGTTAGATAATCACCGCGGCAACTTAAGCGTTCTTGTCCATGGTTCAACAGGTGATGCCTTAGCTGACCATACAATCAATGCATACTGGTTGGGAGACGTTGTGGAGTTAGACCTGCGTGGTTTCTAA